From Gemmatimonadota bacterium, one genomic window encodes:
- a CDS encoding methyltransferase domain-containing protein encodes MTGSVEAQAELESVLKDEIIRMYQDVADNPEGEFHFFHGRQAAEMFAYDAHSLDEAPEGAVASFAGVGNPHLRSNVQPGETVLDLGSGAGLDAIIAARSTGPTGKVIGVDLNPSMCLKAQAHAAATGLEMECHEGRMESIPLTDESVDVVISNGVINLSFQKRKVVEEMFRVLKPGGRISITDIVSAKQLSPSIVNDPKLWAA; translated from the coding sequence ATGACAGGCAGCGTCGAGGCGCAAGCGGAACTGGAGAGCGTTCTCAAGGACGAAATCATCCGCATGTACCAGGACGTCGCGGACAATCCAGAGGGCGAATTCCACTTCTTCCACGGGCGCCAGGCCGCGGAGATGTTCGCGTACGACGCGCACTCGCTCGACGAAGCGCCCGAGGGAGCCGTCGCGTCCTTTGCTGGCGTCGGCAATCCCCATTTGCGTAGCAACGTGCAGCCCGGGGAGACCGTGCTCGACTTGGGTAGCGGCGCGGGACTCGACGCGATCATCGCCGCGCGCAGCACGGGCCCCACCGGCAAAGTCATTGGCGTCGATCTCAATCCCTCGATGTGCTTGAAGGCACAGGCCCACGCCGCGGCGACCGGCTTGGAGATGGAGTGCCATGAAGGCCGCATGGAGAGCATCCCGCTGACGGACGAGTCCGTCGACGTGGTCATCTCCAACGGCGTCATCAATCTGTCATTCCAGAAGCGGAAAGTGGTCGAAGAGATGTTTCGGGTCCTCAAGCCGGGCGGGCGGATCTCGATCACGGACATCGTGAGCGCGAAGCAGCTGTCCCCCTCGATCGTGAACGACCCCAAGCTGTGGGCGGCGTGA